A region of Betta splendens chromosome 13, fBetSpl5.4, whole genome shotgun sequence DNA encodes the following proteins:
- the LOC114868409 gene encoding uncharacterized protein LOC114868409 has translation MSMKQNIEWSREAEEAFTSLKLALTGATVLSLPDYSKPFVQTVDWKGHFMTSILAQQTGGCYKPVAYYSKRLDPVACVLPSCVRAVCAAALAEHCSAEVVLFHTFELLVPHAVGILLTQTKMSFLAPARHLSILSTHGCDDLYWQASGACGALLCANVLHTPNGKTLFHSFAGLVERTNGTVKLSLKKTMEQTGRSWPEFLDLVEMYMRITPTGNGLTPFEIIYGRPFVLPIMTDVKEKKESQTLAEWMTNLLKEKEIVNANKLPDAALSQQEEKIEPGDQILIKAIKQKTWSSLRWEEPYTVVLTTRWL, from the coding sequence ATGTCCATGAAACAGAATATAGAGTGGAGTcgagaagctgaagaagctttcaCTTCGCTGAAACTAGCtcttactggtgctacagtattgagTTTACCAGACTATTCAAAACCGTTTGTTCAAACAGTTGATTGGAAAGGCCATTTTATGACTTCTATTTTGGCCCAGCAAACAGGAGGCTGCTACAAGCCTGTAGCTTATTATTCCAAACGTTTAGACCCTGTTGCATGCGTTTTACCATCTTGTGTacgagcagtgtgtgcagctgcactAGCAGAGCACTGCTCAGCGGAAGTGGTGTTGTTTCACACCTTCGAGCTGCTAGTACCACACGCTGTAGGAATACTGTTGACACAGACCAAGATGTCCTTCCTGGCACCTGCACGGCACCTTTCGATTTTGTCAACACATGGCTGTGACGACCTCTACTGGCAAGCCAGTGGGGCATGCGGTGCattgctgtgtgcaaatgtgctgcacacaccaaacggaaagaccctgtttcacagTTTTGCAGGGTTGGTAGAACGCACAAATGGTACAGTTAAACTGAGCCTGAAAAAAACTATGGAACAGACTGGGAGGTCCTGGCCAGAGTTCCTGGACCTAGTAGAAATGTACATGAGAATCACTCCAACAGGGAATGGTTTAACTCCTTTTGAGATCATTTATGGTAGACCGTTTGTGTTACCTataatgactgatgtcaaagagaagaaggagagccagacactagcagAGTGGATGACAAATCtattgaaggaaaaagagattgtgaatgcaaataagctgccagatgctgctttgtctcagcaggaggagaagatcgaGCCAGGTGACCAGATCCTCATCAAGGCAATCAAACAAAAGACGTGGTCAAGTCTGCGGTGGGAGGAGCCATACACTGTGGTACTCACTACACGATGGCTGTAA